The Paenibacillus mucilaginosus 3016 genome includes the window GTGGAGAGCCATCCTAATGACCAGTGGCAGCAAGTACTTCTAATATTGCAAAAAAGGGTGAGCAAGCCGAGCTATGAAACCTGGCTCGCGTCCACAAGGGCCGTTGTGTTCAACAAATCGACGGTGACCATCTGTGCACCCAACAAATTTGCAAGAGAATGGCTGGAAGACCGATACACAAAACACATCAATGAAGCCATTGTCGATTACATGGGCCACCCGGTCGAGCTCAAATTCACGATTGAAGATGAGCAAACGGAAGCTGCCGGCACTCCATCCGAAGCTCTGCCGGTGAAACCGAAGCAGCCGCCTGCAGCTGAAGAAACCTTCAGCCATATGATGAATCCGAAGTATACCTTCGATACATTCGTCATCGGTGCGGGGAACCGGTTTGCACACGCAGCGTCGCTGGCCGTCGCTGAAGCGCCGGCCAAAGCCTATAACCCGCTGTTCCTGTACGGAGGCGTCGGACTCGGCAAAACGCACTTGATGCATGCGATCGGTCATTTTGTGCTCGAGCATAATCCGAGCGCGCGCGTACTATACATCTCATCCGAGAAGTTTACGAACGAGTTCATCAATGCCATCCGGGACAATCGTGGCGAGAGTTTCCGCGCCAAATACCGCAGTATCGACATTCTTCTCATAGATGATATTCAGTTCCTGGCCGGTAAAGAACAGACGCAGGAAGAATTTTTCCACACGTTC containing:
- the dnaA gene encoding chromosomal replication initiator protein DnaA: MESHPNDQWQQVLLILQKRVSKPSYETWLASTRAVVFNKSTVTICAPNKFAREWLEDRYTKHINEAIVDYMGHPVELKFTIEDEQTEAAGTPSEALPVKPKQPPAAEETFSHMMNPKYTFDTFVIGAGNRFAHAASLAVAEAPAKAYNPLFLYGGVGLGKTHLMHAIGHFVLEHNPSARVLYISSEKFTNEFINAIRDNRGESFRAKYRSIDILLIDDIQFLAGKEQTQEEFFHTFNALHEERKQIIISSDRPPKEIPTLEERLRSRFEWGLITDIQPPDLETRIAILRKKAKAENLDIPNEAMVYIANQIDSNIRELEGALIRVVAYSSLINEDITSHLAAEALKDIIPSSRPKVITIQDIQAKVGEFYGLKIEDFKARKRTKTVAFPRQIAMYLAREMTDFSLPKIGDAFGGRDHTTVIHAHEKISAALKVDQDLYKIIQNISEKVKNVTM